In one window of Equus asinus isolate D_3611 breed Donkey chromosome 16, EquAss-T2T_v2, whole genome shotgun sequence DNA:
- the LRIG2 gene encoding leucine-rich repeats and immunoglobulin-like domains protein 2 isoform X2, with protein MAPAPRGVREEPLLECASGPLSRLLFLAQAVLFLLPAARAGVCPALCSCRIPLLDCSRRKLPAPSWRALSSPLPPDAASLDLSHNRLSTWNISLESQTLQEVKMNYNELTEIPYFGESTSNITLLSLVHNIIPEINSETFQFYSALESLDLSSNIISEIKTSSFPRMQLKYLNLSNNRITVLEAGCFDNLSSSLLVVKLNRNRISMIPPKIFKLPHLQFLELKRNRIKVVEGLTFQGLDSLRSLKMQRNGISKLKDGAFFGLDNMEELDLEHNNLTEVNKGWLYGLRMLQQLYVSQNAVERISPDAWEFCQRLSELDLSYNQLTRLDESAFVGLSLLERLNLGDNRVTHIADGVFRFLSNLQTLNLRNNEISWAIEDASEVFAGLTSLTKLILQGNQIKSITKKAFIGLESLEHLDLNNNAIISIQENAFSQTHLKELILNTSTLLCDCHLKWLLQWLVDNNFQHSVNVSCAHPEWLAGQSILNVDLKDFVCDDFLKPQIRTHPETTVALRGMNVTLTCTAVSSSDSPMSTVWRKDSEILYDADIENFVRYQQQAGEALEYTSVLHLFNVNFTDEGKYQCIVTNHFGSNYSHKAKLTVNEMPSFLKTPMDLTIRTGAMARLECAAEGHPAPQISWQKDGGTDFPAARERRMHVMPEDDVFFIANVKIEDMGIYSCMAQNIAGGLSANASLTVLETPSFIRPLEDKTVTRGETAVLQCIAGGSPAPRLNWTKDDGPLLVTERHFFAAANQLLIIVDAGLEDAGKYTCIMSNTLGTERGHIYLNVISSPNCDSSQSSIGHEDDGWTTVGIVIIVVVCCVVGTSLIWVIVIYHMRRKNEDYSITNTDIPSYLSSQGTLSEPQEGYSNSEAGSHQQLMPPANGYLHKGVDGGTGTRVICSDCYDNANIYSRTREYCPYTYIAEEDVLDQTLSSLMVQMPKETYLTYPPQDATTLESLVSSADGEMSAFPTNHERINDKKLSSSQMSSEILQRPLWNISKELSLPHAPFSQQPVLESPQLRRNEGLAESDPDCSASPMPCHRLHDHAFDFSRTQNVQDGSEGT; from the exons GGACTTGAGTCATAATCGGTTGTCTACCTGGAACATCAGCTTGGAATCTCAAACATTACAAGAAgt GAAAATGAATTATAATGAGCTAACAGAAATCCCATATTTTGGAGAGTCAACTTCTAATATTACTCTACTCTCATT agTCCATAATAtaatcccagaaataaattcagagACATTCCAGTTTTACTCTGCTCTCGAGAGCTtagatctcagctcaaatatAATATCGGAAATCAAGACATCTTCATTTCCTCGAATGCAGCTTAAATACCT GAATTTGAGTAATAACAGGATAACCGTCTTGGAGGCTGGTTGCTTTGATAATTTATCGAGTTCCTTATTAGTGGTAAAGTTAAACCGGAACAGAATTAGCATGATTCCACCCAAGATCTTCAAGCTACCTCACCTCCAATTCTT GGAGCTTAAAAGAAACAGGATTAAAGTTGTGGAAGGTCTAACATTCCAAGGGCTTGACTCCTTAAGATCTTTGAAAATGCAGCGGAATGGAATTAGCAAACTTAAGGATGGAGCTTTTTTTGGCTTGGATAACATGGAAGAATT AGATCTGGAGCATAATAACCTTACAGAAGTGAACAAGGGGTGGTTGTATGGCTTGCGAATGTTACAACAGCTCTATGTGAGCCAGAATGCTGTTGAAAGAATCAGCCCTGATGCATGGGAGTTCTGCCAGAGACTGTCCGAACT tgaTTTGTCCTATAACCAGTTGACCCGCCTGGATGAATCTGCTTTTGTGGGTCTGAGCCTACTGGAGAGATTGAATTTAGGGGACAACAGAGTCACTCACATTGCTGATGGTGTCTTTAGGTTTCTTTCCAATCTTCAGACACT AAActtaagaaacaatgaaatttcATGGGCCATAGAAGATGCTAGTGAAGTCTTTGCTGGACTCACAAGTCTCACtaaatt AATCTTACAAGGAAATCAGATTAAGTCAATTACAAAGAAAGCATTCATTGGTCTTGAATCCCTGGAGCATCT AGATTTGAACAACAATGCTATAATATCTATCCAAGAAAATGCTTTTTCTCAGACTCACTTGAAAGAACT gaTTCTGAACACAAGCACTTTGCTCTGTGACTGCCATTTGAAGTGGTTGCTTCAGTGGCTGGTTGATAATAACTTTCAACATTCTGTGAATGTAAGCTGTGCACACCCTGAATGGCTAGCAGGGCAAAGCATCCTGAATGTGGATCTGAAAGATTTTGTCTgtg ATGATTTTCTGAAGCCACAGATAAGAACACATCCTGAAACTACAGTGGCTCTAAGAGGCATGAATGTGACTCTGACGTGCACTGCAGTGAGCAGCAGTGATTCACCCATGTCCACTGTGTGGCGCAAAGACAGTGAAATCTTGTATGATGCCGATATTGAGAATTTTGTTCGTTATCAGCAGCAAGCTGGAGAAGCTCTGGAGTATACTAGTGTCTTACATCTTTTCAATGTGaatttcacagatgaaggaaAATACCAGTGCATTGTTACTAATCACTTCGGTTCTAATTATTCTCATAAAGCCAAACTGACTGTGAATG AAATGCCATCTTTTCTGAAAACGCCAATGGATCTAACTATTCGCACTGGTGCCATGGCCAGATTAGAATGTGCTGCAGAGGGGCACCCTGCACCTCAGATTTCCTGGCAGAAGGATGGTGGTACTGACTTCCCTGCAGCTCGAGAAAGACGCATGCATGTCATGCCTGAAGATGATGTCTTCTTCATTGCAAATGTGAAAATAGAAGACATGGGAATCTATAGCTGCATGGCACAAAATATAGCAGGAGGCCTCTCAGCAAATGCCTCCCTAACAGTGTTAG AGACACCCTCATTTATTAGACCTCTGGAGGACAAGACAGTAACCCGAGGTGAAACTGCAGTATTACAGTGCATAGCTGGAGGGAGTCCTGCCCCTCGCCTCAATTGGACCAAAGATGATGGACCACTGCTGGTGACAGAACGGCACTTCTTTGCTGCAGCCAATCAGCTTCTCATCATTGTAGATGCTGGGCTAGAAGATGCTGGGAAATATACTTGTATTATGTCTAACACCCTTGGGACAGAACGTGGTCACATTTACCTAAATGTCATTTCATCCCCTAATTGTGACTCTTCCCAAAGTAGCATTGGGCATGAAGATGATGGCTGGACCACAGTTGGCATTGTCATCATTGTTGTAGTCTGCTGTGTTGTGGGCACCTCTTTGATCTGGGTCATTGTTATTTACCAcatgagaaggaaaaatgaagactatAGTATCACAAACACAG ACATTCCCAGCTACTTGTCATCCCAAGGAACACTGTCTGAGCCGCAGGAAGGCTACAGCAACTCTGAGGCAGGCAGTCATCAGCAACTTATGCCTCCTGCCAACGGATATTTACACAAAGGCGTTGATG GTGGCACTGGTACCCGGGTTATCTGCTCAGATTGTTACGACAATGCCAACATCTACTCCAGGACCCGAGAATACTGTCCGTACACCTATATTGCCGAGGAGGATGTTCTAGATCAGACGCTGTCCAGCCTCATGGTCCAGATGCCCAAAGAGACATATTTGACATATCCTCCCCAAGATGCTACGACCCTGGAAAGCCTGGTATCGTCAGCAGATGGAGAGATGTCTGCCTTTCCCACCAACCATGAGAGGATAAATGACAAGAAACTTTCATCCTCACAGATGAGCAGTG AAATACTGCAGCGGCCTCTGTGGAACATAAGCAAAGAATTAAGCCTGCCTCATGCTCCCTTTTCCCAGCAGCCAGTCCTTGAGTCACCACAACTCCGTCGAAATGAGGGCCTGGCAGAGAGTGATCCAGACTGTTCTGCTTCCCCCATGCCCTGTCACCGGTTACACGACCACGCTTTTGATTTTAGTAGGACTCAGAACGTTCAAGACGGTAGTGAGGGCACATGA
- the LRIG2 gene encoding leucine-rich repeats and immunoglobulin-like domains protein 2 isoform X1 has product MAPAPRGVREEPLLECASGPLSRLLFLAQAVLFLLPAARAGVCPALCSCRIPLLDCSRRKLPAPSWRALSSPLPPDAASLDLSHNRLSTWNISLESQTLQEVKMNYNELTEIPYFGESTSNITLLSLVHNIIPEINSETFQFYSALESLDLSSNIISEIKTSSFPRMQLKYLNLSNNRITVLEAGCFDNLSSSLLVVKLNRNRISMIPPKIFKLPHLQFLELKRNRIKVVEGLTFQGLDSLRSLKMQRNGISKLKDGAFFGLDNMEELDLEHNNLTEVNKGWLYGLRMLQQLYVSQNAVERISPDAWEFCQRLSELDLSYNQLTRLDESAFVGLSLLERLNLGDNRVTHIADGVFRFLSNLQTLNLRNNEISWAIEDASEVFAGLTSLTKLILQGNQIKSITKKAFIGLESLEHLDLNNNAIISIQENAFSQTHLKELILNTSTLLCDCHLKWLLQWLVDNNFQHSVNVSCAHPEWLAGQSILNVDLKDFVCDDFLKPQIRTHPETTVALRGMNVTLTCTAVSSSDSPMSTVWRKDSEILYDADIENFVRYQQQAGEALEYTSVLHLFNVNFTDEGKYQCIVTNHFGSNYSHKAKLTVNEMPSFLKTPMDLTIRTGAMARLECAAEGHPAPQISWQKDGGTDFPAARERRMHVMPEDDVFFIANVKIEDMGIYSCMAQNIAGGLSANASLTVLETPSFIRPLEDKTVTRGETAVLQCIAGGSPAPRLNWTKDDGPLLVTERHFFAAANQLLIIVDAGLEDAGKYTCIMSNTLGTERGHIYLNVISSPNCDSSQSSIGHEDDGWTTVGIVIIVVVCCVVGTSLIWVIVIYHMRRKNEDYSITNTEELNLPADIPSYLSSQGTLSEPQEGYSNSEAGSHQQLMPPANGYLHKGVDGGTGTRVICSDCYDNANIYSRTREYCPYTYIAEEDVLDQTLSSLMVQMPKETYLTYPPQDATTLESLVSSADGEMSAFPTNHERINDKKLSSSQMSSEILQRPLWNISKELSLPHAPFSQQPVLESPQLRRNEGLAESDPDCSASPMPCHRLHDHAFDFSRTQNVQDGSEGT; this is encoded by the exons GGACTTGAGTCATAATCGGTTGTCTACCTGGAACATCAGCTTGGAATCTCAAACATTACAAGAAgt GAAAATGAATTATAATGAGCTAACAGAAATCCCATATTTTGGAGAGTCAACTTCTAATATTACTCTACTCTCATT agTCCATAATAtaatcccagaaataaattcagagACATTCCAGTTTTACTCTGCTCTCGAGAGCTtagatctcagctcaaatatAATATCGGAAATCAAGACATCTTCATTTCCTCGAATGCAGCTTAAATACCT GAATTTGAGTAATAACAGGATAACCGTCTTGGAGGCTGGTTGCTTTGATAATTTATCGAGTTCCTTATTAGTGGTAAAGTTAAACCGGAACAGAATTAGCATGATTCCACCCAAGATCTTCAAGCTACCTCACCTCCAATTCTT GGAGCTTAAAAGAAACAGGATTAAAGTTGTGGAAGGTCTAACATTCCAAGGGCTTGACTCCTTAAGATCTTTGAAAATGCAGCGGAATGGAATTAGCAAACTTAAGGATGGAGCTTTTTTTGGCTTGGATAACATGGAAGAATT AGATCTGGAGCATAATAACCTTACAGAAGTGAACAAGGGGTGGTTGTATGGCTTGCGAATGTTACAACAGCTCTATGTGAGCCAGAATGCTGTTGAAAGAATCAGCCCTGATGCATGGGAGTTCTGCCAGAGACTGTCCGAACT tgaTTTGTCCTATAACCAGTTGACCCGCCTGGATGAATCTGCTTTTGTGGGTCTGAGCCTACTGGAGAGATTGAATTTAGGGGACAACAGAGTCACTCACATTGCTGATGGTGTCTTTAGGTTTCTTTCCAATCTTCAGACACT AAActtaagaaacaatgaaatttcATGGGCCATAGAAGATGCTAGTGAAGTCTTTGCTGGACTCACAAGTCTCACtaaatt AATCTTACAAGGAAATCAGATTAAGTCAATTACAAAGAAAGCATTCATTGGTCTTGAATCCCTGGAGCATCT AGATTTGAACAACAATGCTATAATATCTATCCAAGAAAATGCTTTTTCTCAGACTCACTTGAAAGAACT gaTTCTGAACACAAGCACTTTGCTCTGTGACTGCCATTTGAAGTGGTTGCTTCAGTGGCTGGTTGATAATAACTTTCAACATTCTGTGAATGTAAGCTGTGCACACCCTGAATGGCTAGCAGGGCAAAGCATCCTGAATGTGGATCTGAAAGATTTTGTCTgtg ATGATTTTCTGAAGCCACAGATAAGAACACATCCTGAAACTACAGTGGCTCTAAGAGGCATGAATGTGACTCTGACGTGCACTGCAGTGAGCAGCAGTGATTCACCCATGTCCACTGTGTGGCGCAAAGACAGTGAAATCTTGTATGATGCCGATATTGAGAATTTTGTTCGTTATCAGCAGCAAGCTGGAGAAGCTCTGGAGTATACTAGTGTCTTACATCTTTTCAATGTGaatttcacagatgaaggaaAATACCAGTGCATTGTTACTAATCACTTCGGTTCTAATTATTCTCATAAAGCCAAACTGACTGTGAATG AAATGCCATCTTTTCTGAAAACGCCAATGGATCTAACTATTCGCACTGGTGCCATGGCCAGATTAGAATGTGCTGCAGAGGGGCACCCTGCACCTCAGATTTCCTGGCAGAAGGATGGTGGTACTGACTTCCCTGCAGCTCGAGAAAGACGCATGCATGTCATGCCTGAAGATGATGTCTTCTTCATTGCAAATGTGAAAATAGAAGACATGGGAATCTATAGCTGCATGGCACAAAATATAGCAGGAGGCCTCTCAGCAAATGCCTCCCTAACAGTGTTAG AGACACCCTCATTTATTAGACCTCTGGAGGACAAGACAGTAACCCGAGGTGAAACTGCAGTATTACAGTGCATAGCTGGAGGGAGTCCTGCCCCTCGCCTCAATTGGACCAAAGATGATGGACCACTGCTGGTGACAGAACGGCACTTCTTTGCTGCAGCCAATCAGCTTCTCATCATTGTAGATGCTGGGCTAGAAGATGCTGGGAAATATACTTGTATTATGTCTAACACCCTTGGGACAGAACGTGGTCACATTTACCTAAATGTCATTTCATCCCCTAATTGTGACTCTTCCCAAAGTAGCATTGGGCATGAAGATGATGGCTGGACCACAGTTGGCATTGTCATCATTGTTGTAGTCTGCTGTGTTGTGGGCACCTCTTTGATCTGGGTCATTGTTATTTACCAcatgagaaggaaaaatgaagactatAGTATCACAAACACAG AGGAGCTTAATCTGCCTGCAGACATTCCCAGCTACTTGTCATCCCAAGGAACACTGTCTGAGCCGCAGGAAGGCTACAGCAACTCTGAGGCAGGCAGTCATCAGCAACTTATGCCTCCTGCCAACGGATATTTACACAAAGGCGTTGATG GTGGCACTGGTACCCGGGTTATCTGCTCAGATTGTTACGACAATGCCAACATCTACTCCAGGACCCGAGAATACTGTCCGTACACCTATATTGCCGAGGAGGATGTTCTAGATCAGACGCTGTCCAGCCTCATGGTCCAGATGCCCAAAGAGACATATTTGACATATCCTCCCCAAGATGCTACGACCCTGGAAAGCCTGGTATCGTCAGCAGATGGAGAGATGTCTGCCTTTCCCACCAACCATGAGAGGATAAATGACAAGAAACTTTCATCCTCACAGATGAGCAGTG AAATACTGCAGCGGCCTCTGTGGAACATAAGCAAAGAATTAAGCCTGCCTCATGCTCCCTTTTCCCAGCAGCCAGTCCTTGAGTCACCACAACTCCGTCGAAATGAGGGCCTGGCAGAGAGTGATCCAGACTGTTCTGCTTCCCCCATGCCCTGTCACCGGTTACACGACCACGCTTTTGATTTTAGTAGGACTCAGAACGTTCAAGACGGTAGTGAGGGCACATGA
- the LRIG2 gene encoding leucine-rich repeats and immunoglobulin-like domains protein 2 isoform X3, protein MNYNELTEIPYFGESTSNITLLSLVHNIIPEINSETFQFYSALESLDLSSNIISEIKTSSFPRMQLKYLNLSNNRITVLEAGCFDNLSSSLLVVKLNRNRISMIPPKIFKLPHLQFLELKRNRIKVVEGLTFQGLDSLRSLKMQRNGISKLKDGAFFGLDNMEELDLEHNNLTEVNKGWLYGLRMLQQLYVSQNAVERISPDAWEFCQRLSELDLSYNQLTRLDESAFVGLSLLERLNLGDNRVTHIADGVFRFLSNLQTLNLRNNEISWAIEDASEVFAGLTSLTKLILQGNQIKSITKKAFIGLESLEHLDLNNNAIISIQENAFSQTHLKELILNTSTLLCDCHLKWLLQWLVDNNFQHSVNVSCAHPEWLAGQSILNVDLKDFVCDDFLKPQIRTHPETTVALRGMNVTLTCTAVSSSDSPMSTVWRKDSEILYDADIENFVRYQQQAGEALEYTSVLHLFNVNFTDEGKYQCIVTNHFGSNYSHKAKLTVNEMPSFLKTPMDLTIRTGAMARLECAAEGHPAPQISWQKDGGTDFPAARERRMHVMPEDDVFFIANVKIEDMGIYSCMAQNIAGGLSANASLTVLETPSFIRPLEDKTVTRGETAVLQCIAGGSPAPRLNWTKDDGPLLVTERHFFAAANQLLIIVDAGLEDAGKYTCIMSNTLGTERGHIYLNVISSPNCDSSQSSIGHEDDGWTTVGIVIIVVVCCVVGTSLIWVIVIYHMRRKNEDYSITNTEELNLPADIPSYLSSQGTLSEPQEGYSNSEAGSHQQLMPPANGYLHKGVDGGTGTRVICSDCYDNANIYSRTREYCPYTYIAEEDVLDQTLSSLMVQMPKETYLTYPPQDATTLESLVSSADGEMSAFPTNHERINDKKLSSSQMSSEILQRPLWNISKELSLPHAPFSQQPVLESPQLRRNEGLAESDPDCSASPMPCHRLHDHAFDFSRTQNVQDGSEGT, encoded by the exons ATGAATTATAATGAGCTAACAGAAATCCCATATTTTGGAGAGTCAACTTCTAATATTACTCTACTCTCATT agTCCATAATAtaatcccagaaataaattcagagACATTCCAGTTTTACTCTGCTCTCGAGAGCTtagatctcagctcaaatatAATATCGGAAATCAAGACATCTTCATTTCCTCGAATGCAGCTTAAATACCT GAATTTGAGTAATAACAGGATAACCGTCTTGGAGGCTGGTTGCTTTGATAATTTATCGAGTTCCTTATTAGTGGTAAAGTTAAACCGGAACAGAATTAGCATGATTCCACCCAAGATCTTCAAGCTACCTCACCTCCAATTCTT GGAGCTTAAAAGAAACAGGATTAAAGTTGTGGAAGGTCTAACATTCCAAGGGCTTGACTCCTTAAGATCTTTGAAAATGCAGCGGAATGGAATTAGCAAACTTAAGGATGGAGCTTTTTTTGGCTTGGATAACATGGAAGAATT AGATCTGGAGCATAATAACCTTACAGAAGTGAACAAGGGGTGGTTGTATGGCTTGCGAATGTTACAACAGCTCTATGTGAGCCAGAATGCTGTTGAAAGAATCAGCCCTGATGCATGGGAGTTCTGCCAGAGACTGTCCGAACT tgaTTTGTCCTATAACCAGTTGACCCGCCTGGATGAATCTGCTTTTGTGGGTCTGAGCCTACTGGAGAGATTGAATTTAGGGGACAACAGAGTCACTCACATTGCTGATGGTGTCTTTAGGTTTCTTTCCAATCTTCAGACACT AAActtaagaaacaatgaaatttcATGGGCCATAGAAGATGCTAGTGAAGTCTTTGCTGGACTCACAAGTCTCACtaaatt AATCTTACAAGGAAATCAGATTAAGTCAATTACAAAGAAAGCATTCATTGGTCTTGAATCCCTGGAGCATCT AGATTTGAACAACAATGCTATAATATCTATCCAAGAAAATGCTTTTTCTCAGACTCACTTGAAAGAACT gaTTCTGAACACAAGCACTTTGCTCTGTGACTGCCATTTGAAGTGGTTGCTTCAGTGGCTGGTTGATAATAACTTTCAACATTCTGTGAATGTAAGCTGTGCACACCCTGAATGGCTAGCAGGGCAAAGCATCCTGAATGTGGATCTGAAAGATTTTGTCTgtg ATGATTTTCTGAAGCCACAGATAAGAACACATCCTGAAACTACAGTGGCTCTAAGAGGCATGAATGTGACTCTGACGTGCACTGCAGTGAGCAGCAGTGATTCACCCATGTCCACTGTGTGGCGCAAAGACAGTGAAATCTTGTATGATGCCGATATTGAGAATTTTGTTCGTTATCAGCAGCAAGCTGGAGAAGCTCTGGAGTATACTAGTGTCTTACATCTTTTCAATGTGaatttcacagatgaaggaaAATACCAGTGCATTGTTACTAATCACTTCGGTTCTAATTATTCTCATAAAGCCAAACTGACTGTGAATG AAATGCCATCTTTTCTGAAAACGCCAATGGATCTAACTATTCGCACTGGTGCCATGGCCAGATTAGAATGTGCTGCAGAGGGGCACCCTGCACCTCAGATTTCCTGGCAGAAGGATGGTGGTACTGACTTCCCTGCAGCTCGAGAAAGACGCATGCATGTCATGCCTGAAGATGATGTCTTCTTCATTGCAAATGTGAAAATAGAAGACATGGGAATCTATAGCTGCATGGCACAAAATATAGCAGGAGGCCTCTCAGCAAATGCCTCCCTAACAGTGTTAG AGACACCCTCATTTATTAGACCTCTGGAGGACAAGACAGTAACCCGAGGTGAAACTGCAGTATTACAGTGCATAGCTGGAGGGAGTCCTGCCCCTCGCCTCAATTGGACCAAAGATGATGGACCACTGCTGGTGACAGAACGGCACTTCTTTGCTGCAGCCAATCAGCTTCTCATCATTGTAGATGCTGGGCTAGAAGATGCTGGGAAATATACTTGTATTATGTCTAACACCCTTGGGACAGAACGTGGTCACATTTACCTAAATGTCATTTCATCCCCTAATTGTGACTCTTCCCAAAGTAGCATTGGGCATGAAGATGATGGCTGGACCACAGTTGGCATTGTCATCATTGTTGTAGTCTGCTGTGTTGTGGGCACCTCTTTGATCTGGGTCATTGTTATTTACCAcatgagaaggaaaaatgaagactatAGTATCACAAACACAG AGGAGCTTAATCTGCCTGCAGACATTCCCAGCTACTTGTCATCCCAAGGAACACTGTCTGAGCCGCAGGAAGGCTACAGCAACTCTGAGGCAGGCAGTCATCAGCAACTTATGCCTCCTGCCAACGGATATTTACACAAAGGCGTTGATG GTGGCACTGGTACCCGGGTTATCTGCTCAGATTGTTACGACAATGCCAACATCTACTCCAGGACCCGAGAATACTGTCCGTACACCTATATTGCCGAGGAGGATGTTCTAGATCAGACGCTGTCCAGCCTCATGGTCCAGATGCCCAAAGAGACATATTTGACATATCCTCCCCAAGATGCTACGACCCTGGAAAGCCTGGTATCGTCAGCAGATGGAGAGATGTCTGCCTTTCCCACCAACCATGAGAGGATAAATGACAAGAAACTTTCATCCTCACAGATGAGCAGTG AAATACTGCAGCGGCCTCTGTGGAACATAAGCAAAGAATTAAGCCTGCCTCATGCTCCCTTTTCCCAGCAGCCAGTCCTTGAGTCACCACAACTCCGTCGAAATGAGGGCCTGGCAGAGAGTGATCCAGACTGTTCTGCTTCCCCCATGCCCTGTCACCGGTTACACGACCACGCTTTTGATTTTAGTAGGACTCAGAACGTTCAAGACGGTAGTGAGGGCACATGA